In Dysgonomonadaceae bacterium zrk40, one genomic interval encodes:
- a CDS encoding DUF4091 domain-containing protein, giving the protein MKDPTNDTLSDWSHVTAGLHASFISVDKKLPKSVAPEIAPVKSVKVTGWKGEKVSAQILLWSSEDIRQVECGFNDFMGNGGTIPSSIAQARFVRYVMTDEYGPGCGHRKPDDFPASLAPDMLDHLECFDLEAKTVRPLWLTFNIPADAAAGNYRGKAIIHALNQSPQEFEIELEVVDQQLPPPSEWLYHLDLWQHPSAVARVHGLELWSEAHFEKMRPLMQMLADAGQKVITATLNKDPWNNQCYDPYADMIIWTKNKDRSWSFDYTVFDRWVAFMMELGIDRMINCYSLLTWNNQMHYHDMEKGELVTVELKAQSKEYEELWGVFLKDFTRHLREKGWLEKTNIAMDERAPADMKAALELLERYAPDLGVSLADNHKSYQEYPWIRDICVGAEAKVSKEEIAARRAKGLITTYYVSCADSFPNMFTFSPSAESVYAAWYAVACDFDGFLRWAYNSWVENPLTDSRFRTWPAGDTYMVYPDARSSIRFERLVEGIQDAEKIRVLRKKYNEEGTPEALAKLEELEEAIAGFETLEPSGDWQQQLLHAKQILNP; this is encoded by the coding sequence TGGTCACACGTGACGGCAGGACTGCATGCCTCATTTATTTCAGTAGATAAAAAGTTGCCCAAGTCTGTAGCACCGGAGATAGCACCGGTGAAGAGTGTCAAGGTAACGGGATGGAAAGGGGAGAAAGTATCCGCTCAAATTCTGCTATGGAGTTCTGAGGATATCCGGCAGGTGGAGTGTGGGTTCAACGACTTCATGGGCAATGGGGGCACAATTCCCTCTTCAATTGCTCAGGCACGATTCGTTCGATACGTGATGACCGATGAGTATGGTCCCGGTTGCGGTCACCGCAAGCCGGACGACTTCCCCGCCTCACTGGCACCCGATATGCTGGATCACCTGGAGTGCTTCGACCTGGAGGCAAAAACAGTGAGACCGCTCTGGCTCACCTTCAACATACCGGCCGATGCTGCCGCCGGGAATTATCGGGGAAAAGCAATCATCCATGCCCTAAATCAATCGCCACAGGAGTTTGAGATTGAACTGGAGGTGGTGGATCAGCAGCTGCCACCACCATCTGAATGGCTCTATCACCTCGACCTCTGGCAACACCCTTCTGCCGTGGCACGGGTACATGGGCTGGAGCTCTGGAGCGAGGCACATTTCGAGAAGATGCGCCCGCTCATGCAAATGCTGGCAGATGCTGGTCAGAAGGTGATTACCGCTACCCTGAACAAGGATCCCTGGAACAACCAGTGCTACGATCCCTATGCCGACATGATCATCTGGACGAAAAACAAAGACCGGAGCTGGAGCTTCGACTATACCGTCTTCGACCGGTGGGTCGCGTTTATGATGGAGCTGGGTATCGACAGAATGATCAATTGTTACTCACTCCTCACCTGGAACAACCAGATGCACTACCACGACATGGAAAAGGGCGAACTGGTTACCGTGGAGCTGAAGGCACAGTCGAAGGAATATGAAGAGCTGTGGGGAGTCTTCCTGAAAGACTTCACCCGTCACCTCAGGGAAAAGGGATGGCTGGAAAAAACCAATATCGCCATGGATGAGCGTGCCCCGGCTGACATGAAGGCAGCACTGGAACTGCTGGAGCGCTACGCTCCCGATCTGGGCGTCTCTCTTGCCGACAACCACAAGAGTTACCAGGAATACCCATGGATCAGAGATATCTGTGTGGGGGCAGAGGCTAAGGTAAGCAAAGAGGAGATTGCAGCACGCAGAGCGAAGGGGCTCATCACCACCTACTACGTCAGCTGCGCCGACAGTTTTCCCAACATGTTCACCTTTTCCCCGTCGGCTGAATCGGTATACGCCGCATGGTACGCAGTGGCATGCGATTTCGATGGATTCCTGCGTTGGGCTTACAACTCCTGGGTGGAAAATCCGCTGACCGACTCCCGCTTTCGTACATGGCCGGCAGGAGACACCTACATGGTTTATCCCGATGCCCGCAGCTCCATCCGCTTTGAACGGCTGGTGGAAGGAATCCAGGATGCGGAAAAAATCAGGGTACTTCGGAAAAAGTACAACGAAGAAGGCACACCCGAAGCACTCGCTAAACTGGAAGAGCTGGAAGAGGCTATAGCCGGTTTCGAGACGCTCGAACCTTCCGGTGACTGGCAACAACAACTACTCCATGCCAAACAGATACTCAATCCTTAG